The stretch of DNA TTGAGGTAGAGTTCGCTAAGAGTGAAAGATAGTAAGGGTAAAGCTCCGGGCATCTGCCCAACTTCATCAATCAGCTTATCGACTAAATTAGATGGCTCGAAGTACAGTGCCATCTCTGTTGCTGGACGCTCAATCGCTTGCCGCAACTCATCCGAACGCATAGCGCGGACTGGGAAGCGTGCCTGTGTCCAATGGGACTTGAGCGCCTCAGAACTGAGGAAGCGCGGTTCAAAATCAGAACGCAAAGTCACGATAATGCACAATTGTGGCAGAGTAGCAGCCAGAGTTTCCTCTAACAGTTTTAAGAATTGCTGTGACTCATTCGGTTTACTATTCTGCTTATCTTCCTGAGTATTGCGACTGAGAGTGATTAACTCCTCAAACTGGTCAATCATTAGTAACAGCCTGACACCGACATGCTGTTGGCTCCATGCCGCTATAATCTCAATAAACTGTTTTGAGTCTGTCTGTAAGCGCTCACTGAGTGGATTGATGCAATCCAAAAACGCTTGCTTTAATCGCTCCCGCTCATCATCAGTTCGACATAAATTGTTCAATTCCTCGAACTGCTCAACGACTAGCAACAGCCTCTTGTCTGGAGTTCTAGAATTCCAGGTGTCAGCAATTTGATTAAATTTGTTTTCTTCTTGTTCTAAGCGTATTCTTTTATCGGTTCTTGCTTCAGCCCCATCGAACGTATCATAAATTTCTTGGTCTAATCGCTTGAGTTTCTCTTGCAGAATCTCACTGATAAAATCCAGATTTTCTAGCAGGTTGATGACAGGGACGCTAGTAATGGGGAGAATTGTTCTCGCTAATGCCGAGAAGGGAGATTCTCCAGGGCGCATCGGTTTTAAGATGCACCACTCTTGGGAATATTTTTGCCGTAAACAAGGAATCAACCCAGCTTTAACTAAGCTAGATTTACCAGAACCGGAAGTTCCTAAAACGACAGTTAATTGACTATAATTTTCGTCAACATGAGCAATCCGTCGATACAATTCTTCTATCAGTTCCTGTCTGCCAAAAAAGAATTGTGAATGCTCTTCCTCAAAAGCGCTTAACCCTCGATAGGGATTGTTGTTTTCATTTAATTTCGGTGCAGGTTTTAATTTTAGATCGGCACCAGGAACGAGAAAGATAAACTCGCCGCGATCATGCTTTGATAACGTCCATAGTCCCGGCGTTTGGCGTTCCTGAGAACTAAGTTCTACATGATCGCGCAGGTAGAGATAAAGTTCTGCTGCCGTAATCACCCCATCTCCTGGCGGCTGACCTTTTTTGCCAGCCGGAATCACATCTCCCTCACCCCGCAACGCTTTAAATAGCCCCTCGGCAAAGGGTGAGTGATTAGCACCGCCTCGGTTATCGCAGAGAACGTCCAGGGCTTCTTGGTTATGTGCCGCCGACGTAATCGCTTGCCATGCAGGAGATTTGATAAAGCGATCGTAATGTTCTTTATGAACGACTCGCGGAATCACTGTCGCTAATCGGGTACTTGACCAACGAAATGTTCCGGCAAAACAACAATCAAGAATTACCAGTAAGTGACGACAGGAAAGTGCGGTCAAACATTCATGTAACTTCTGCATCAGTAGCAGATTTTCAGACTTTTCTACATCCGCATCCTGAGGCACAAGACACCCTGCTGGCCCCTTATCGCTATCGCGTGCTATTCCATGTCCAGCAAAGTAGAAGAGTAAGCGGTCATCTTTTGTCGGCTTAATTTCTTTGGGCAGTCTTTCCTCAAGCAGGATTAATAAATTCTGGAGCGTTGGTTTAAACTCAGTTTCATCGGTGATGAGAACCACCTCATCATATTGATGCTCTTTCTCTAATATCTCTGCTAGCACCTCAGCATCACGTCTAGCTGTCTTGAGTTTTGGAATTCTGTTTTGGTATTCATTGATGCCAATGACTATTGCCAAACTACGCTTAAAGGTTGCTACTTTCTGTGCTTTGATTAGCGTGTTTGTTAATACCATAATTATGCACCCATTTTGTTGTATGAATACTCTTCGTAAGTCCCGTTAACTGAAAAGAGCGAAGCCTTGCAGAATCTAGGCTCTTAGTTTTGCCACAGATTTCCTACTAAAGGCTTCATCGCTGATTAAGTCGCTATCACTTTAATGCTTACTTGTTTTACCGTCCATCCTCGGCTTGGGTCAGCAATTACTTCTGCTTTTTTAGTTGTAGAAGGTTGGTCATCAGCACCCACAGCAGCTAAGAGTTCTTCTAGTGGGTTTCTGGGGGCTTTGAGTCCTCTTGTGCCACTGGGGGGAATGGGTTGGTCGAGGGATGGTAATGTCAGCCAGCGAAAGTCAGCTTGCCCAACGGTAGCAAACACTTTAAAGATTTCTGTCCCTTCTTGATATCCTTCGGGAAGACTCATTTTTAGTGCTATCGGGTCTTTATCTTCATGACCGGGATCGATGGGAACAAAAGATGCTCCGTCCGTTAATATGTCAACTTGAGAAATTGACCAATCGTAACTTAAATCTAGTACAACAACATTGAGAACTTGGGAAGATTCATTGCGGATACGCAAGAAGATGGTTTCTCCAGCTTGTACAGTGGGATTACTAGGGTCATCAAAAGGCTGAGGTGATGGTCGTCTTCCTGGTCGATAGTTGGCTTGCTTGCCTATTAACTCAACCACAAGCTTTTTTGTTAGAGGTGTACCAAAATTGTCCAGCTCTTCTGTAGCTTTATACTTCGTGAGATGTACCAGACGTTTCACTACTTGGGTAGCTGTATCACTCTCACCAACCTTTAGCGGTGGTCGTAAATTAGGAAAAGGCTTTCCTGTAGGTTCACAAATTTCGTATTCACCTTGTTTGTTGATAGAGACTTGATAGTCGGCGACTGTATCGTCAGCCACTACTTTCACCCAACCATTTCCCGCCAAAGCATCGGCAACCACTTGTAAGGCAGCTTTCTGATTTATCTCCTTTGGTGGTAAATCTTCTAGTTTGGTATTCTCTGGCGTACATTCAACCAAACGCACCCCCCGGATAAGCTCCACGGGGGCTGAAAGCATTACTGCACAACCCCCTTGTTCGATTTCTCCGGTACCCCGTGTCTTAATAATTTCCGCCCAAGCGTCTGTTGCGCCGATTTCTGTAACTTCAGCTAGGGCTAATTGCTTGTCTTCTTGGGTAAAATCCCTTACTCCAGATGAATAGATGGCAAATAGTGAGCCTTCCTCTATACTTTGAGCTAAACCCGCATTGAATTTAACTCGAACCGGATTTTGGGCTGCATCGACCTGCATCACGGTGACAGCATAATGAAGAGATGCTTCATTGCTGCCGAAAACTAAACGATTCCCCTCGCCTAGCAGCATGGGTGTTTGTTGTTGAAACTGGCTGTGAACCTTGGCGTTGATGCGTTGATAGAGTTCCTTATAAGTCAGCTCTGGACTGCGGTTGGAGAGAGAATCCAAGAGCCAGTAAGTCAACGCTCCGTTACGTTCTTTACCATTAAAGGCATACTCATAGGCATATTCACTAGGACGACAAGCAGCCAATAAAACGTAGCCTTTTGCTTCAGGCAGCATACCAGCTAAGGCAGTTGCACTACGAGTTTCTTCTGTGAGGTTCTGCCAGCTTTTCACCAATTCCTCAACCGATGCAACTAAGCTTTCTGTTGGTCGCGGCGTTGTATCGACAGTATTTGCATCTGCACCTCGAATATCAGAATCTCCTGCTCGTGTTGCGCCTCCCGAATGACAACTATCTAACACAACCGTGACAACTAATCCCTTATCCACCATCCTTTGTAGGAGTGCTGCTAACTCAATGTCACGGAGATAGCGAGATGTTGGCAAGCCAATATCAGTGGGAACGAGCGCCTCATCAATTCCCTTCACTCCCTTAAGTTGCGGGTAATTTGTCACAGCACGTCCCCCGTGACCAGAGTAGTGAATATACACCTGATCTTGAGGTTGAGCCTTCTCGGTAATTTCTTTAAACTTCCCTACGATATTCTCGTAGGTGGGCAACTGCTCTGGTGGCTCAGATGGCTCAGAAGACCCGTCAACATTAGAAGCTGTGAGCTTGTAAATCTGTTCTGACAATAGATTGAACTGGCGCTTTAGGAAAGCCTCCACATGGGTAATATCACGCACGCATCCCTTAAGGCTTTTATAAGAAGCACCATCAGGTAATTCATTAGGGAGATAGCAATCGATACCTATCAGTAGGGCGTATAAATTAGAAGTTGAATTCGTTGGCTCGGTCATCTTCTTTCCTCAAGCTAAGTTAACCGTTCTACTTCAACTTTTTGGATGTATCACAAAAAATTAAGACTTATGTATCAACAAACTGAACGATAGATTTTTTATAAATTAAGGAATTATTAGTATTTAACTATTGTTTGATACAGGATTTTGGTATTCAACAATACTTTTTTCTTTCCCCTACATAGTTGCTTTAAAAAACTTTTCTAAGAATAACACCTTGATAGTTGAAATTATGTTCAATTTGTGTTCGACTTATGTATAAGTTATTTACAAATTGCAATCATTAAGAGCTAGAATATCGAATAGAGGAGATTGTTTTCCCCCTGTTGATGAGAAGACTAAACGCTGACAAGCGGCTGTAATCAATTAAGCTATTGTACATAAATATATTCCTTTCGGGGGATGCATGAGTACCGCTAAATTCTCTGTTCCCAGTTTTTCTTCTTCCCCCCGCTGACATAGAAAGTTTGTCAGCCAATTGTGTGAGAAACTGACACAATTGAACAAAGAGATTTGGATAGAATTGAGCCAATGCAACCTAAAGGGTTGCAGATTAAAGATAAAAGAAGACTTTAACGATAAAGTTACGGCTCACTTCGATGATGAGTTAAACTCAGCCACCCCGTCACTGAAGCAGCATAGTTTAACGATTCGCGTGTTTTCTGTAACTATCAAGCGCTCATGCGTTAATGGAGCGGCTGGAGAAAGAGCTAGCGCAGCAGTGTCGCTCATTTTTGACTAGGCGATCGCACAGACCAACAAACCTGTCGTCCTGTCTTGACAGGACACTTAGTAAAAGTAAAGCCCCAACGGAAAATTTCACCCTCCTTGACCAAGCTCTCCGGTGTGATGCCGATTAACTCAGCTAGATCGGAGGTGGAAAGAAGCCATCCCTGCTCTGAACAGCGCTCTAAAAGCTCAAATCGTTCCCGCAAGACCGTGATAGTTTTGCCGATATCAAAGACTTCATCCAGCCCCTGATAGGACAGTTCAGCGGACTGTCTTGTCAGTTGTCCGGTGAGTTGTCCTGTCTGTCGAGTTGCTGAGAGCGCGGGCGTTTTGGGTTGTACTTCCCGAATGAAATCATCAATGTTGCGTGACGTGTCTTCATTGAGAAAATTATTTAGCTCATCCAGCAGTTCCAGTTGGGAATCCAAGATGAATGCTTTGTTACCCTGCTTGGTGGGAACGATACCGAGCTTGTCCATCTGAGTGTAGATAGCGCTCCTGGCTTTACCATAGCGATCGGGTAAATGGGCAACTGGGAAATCCACAATTTCAGCTTTAGCCATTTGAGGAAGCCTCACAGGACACGTCCTGTATGTACTGTACTCTGATAGTGCTTGATTTGATAGAGAAAGATTTATGGCAACCCATCATTGCTTCAGCTCACAGAGGGCGTCCATAATCAGGCGATCGCTTTCTGGTTATACACCCTCTTGTATAACCTCATAGTAAGCCTTTGCCGACTCATCCCACTGCCAAGCCTTGACCTCTGGGTCTTTCCCTTGGCTGTACTCTGGAAACCTTGGGTGATTCCGCCATAATGTTGTTGTTGCCTTCCCCAAGCGCTCTGCCATTTCCTTCTGAGCGAGGGTGAGGGTGCCTACCCGCTGCCACTGCGGCTTAGGTGCTGATGCCTCAGTTCTGTATTCTGCTAGTTGTGCTTGTAACTGAGTCTTCTCAGTTTGGAGGGAAGTGATAACTTTATCCTTAACCTCTAATTTCTCAACCAACTCGTTCACTTCAGCTTGCCATTGTTCGCGGTAGGCATCCACTAGCGCTTTGCTCTCACGGGCGTCTTTTCCTAACTCCTGATTGGCTTTGAATAACCCAGTAGCTTCCTGGCTCAACTTGTTTCGCTCAACCTTGACAGCTTTCAGTTGACTCTGGAGTTGCGCGATCGCCTCATCCTTGGACTTTAATTCTGCCCTTAACTTCTCCAGTTCATCAGAGTTAGCGTCTTGGCGTTGAGTTATACGTTTCTCTTCCTTAGCGGGTTTGTATAACCCTTGACCAAGGGAGGGCTTAGACCGCGTTGCCTTAAACCTCTCCCAGTGGTCAACATCCGGCGTGCTAATCTCCTCAACAATCGACTCTAACGCCTCTTTGGTGAGGTCTGACGTAGAACCAAGCCCCAAGACCCTCACCTCTCCCTTCACTTTCTTGTGAGCGCTCCAGGTGCCTGACCCGGATTTTGTCTCGCGCTTCCTGGCTAAGAATCGGGTAAAGGCGTCTTTCTCGTAACTAAACGACTTGGTTGCTGGGTCATCGAGCCAAGCAAACCACTCAGGGGAGCCGACTTCAATCGGGGTGTCTCCTAGCAGGATGTTGCCTTGAATTATTGGGGTGTCAGTCACGGGTTATACAAGCTGGGGTTATACATAGTTTACTCAGGATGTATAACCCTTGTTAGGGTTAGCAAGTCCAAAACGACGAGCCACTGAAGGCCATCCGCCATTAGTGGCAATGGCACTAATCAATTCAGCGCGTTGAATTTGGACGAGCTGCTCACGAGTGGGCATAACACCAGGAGTACCCAGTTGAACAGCTACAGCAACCAGCTCACTTTTAAGATTGTCAGGATTTTTCCAGTAACCACGCGGTTTCCTGCCATAGGGTAACTTGAACCCCAATCGCCTCGCCACGGCTAACACTCCACCATGTAGCCCGATAGCAGCAGCAAGCGGCTTTTCCCCAGCTTGTTCCAGTTGCTGTCGGGAAGGCATAACGCCAGGAGTACCCTGTTGCTCGATGAAAGCTTTAAGTTCACCCTCGACATTGGCAAAGTCGTGCCAATAACCGAACCGCTGACCCGTGTAAGTCAACCCCAACCGAGAAGCTACCGACCGATAGCCACCGTGGTACTTAGAAATTGCCATCGCCAGGTCATAGCGCCCTAACTGTCTGAGTTGGGCCGCTTTTGGCATAACACCAATTTGACCGAGTTGGGCATTGAGCGTTAAGATATCCGACTTGAGACGCTCAAAATCTGTCCAGTAGCCTGCGGGCTTTCGTTGAGAAGACAAACAAGCCGCTTCACCCAACGTACTCAATTGAGTTCCCACACACACTTGTGGCAACTCTTTTTCCCTTTTCCAACACTCTTTTCTCACCCACGACCGAATGGTAGCCTGAAGGATTCCAGTGAGTTCCTCAATTTCTCGAGGGGACTTTCCTTGCTGATAGAGTGTCCGACACTTCTGTCTTTCCCTTGTGGAATACCGTTTTTGACCCCGGCTGATACCCGCTTTCCAAATCCATGCTCTAATCGTTTTGTCGGCAATTCCGGTAAGCTGATGAATTTCAGTTGAAGACTTGCCCTGTGAATAGAGAGCCAAACAATATTGTTGGGTTTCTTGAGAGTACTTACACTTTCTCGATATCCCTGCGGTAGCCGCCCAATCTGTCACTACATCAGCAGGCACACAAGTCTCATTCTCAATCTCCGAAGGCGTGCAGCGGTCGGCATACATTTGCAAGCACTTCTGCTTGAGTTGTTCAGGATATTGAGTCCCCGTTAAGAGCAGTCCGGCTTCTCGCAGCCAGCCTCTCAAAATCCGGCGACTTTTAACTTCCACCAAACGTTGAATCTCCTCAATGGAGTAACCGGCCCGATACAACTCCCAGCATTGTTCCTTGACTTCATCCTTCTCTGGGTTAACCGACACCGCTGGTGGAATCAGAGCAAACACTTTTTCCGGTGTAGCATGAAGCTTTTTCTGAATCAGTCGTCCTAAATTCTTGTAGTACGGGCAAGTCCAACACTCAACCCGTTCGCCCGGTGCAGGGCAATGACAACCTTGTTTCCAAGCTCGTTGAACTTCGGCTTCAGCCTTTTCAAATCTTGAAGCCGCCTCATGGAATCGCTCTAAAGTTAACTTGGGCATAAATAAAAACCTCAATCAATTGTAGATAGACTTAAACAAAACTTCCCTCAAACCTTCAACAGAACGCTAGTCACCTCACCCTTCCCAATCACAACCCTTGCTAAAAGCAGGTCGTAAAAGATTTCCCTCTCCGTCTGGGTCAAGGTGTACCAAAAATTAATTTTTTTAGCCATCGGATGACGGAGTATCTGTTGGGCGATATCCTGAGTCGGAGTTGGCTCGGCTTCAATGGCTTTAAGGAGTTTTTCCTTAGCCTCTTTCAGCGCTGGATTAAAATCTGAGCCAGCAATCTGGTCAAGTTCAAAGTACTGTCTCTCCAGCTCAACTAACCTCTCGGATTTCGTGGTATTAGAAGGACTTTCACTCACTTGTTTGGAACGGAGAACAAGTTGGGCGATAATCGCCTGCTCAATTTTAAAAAGCCTGACATTTGGGCGATTGTCACAAACGGTTGCGGAATGCGGACAGCCATAATAAGCGTAGTCACGATTTTGTTTCAAATTACATTTAGCCCGACATTTCTCACAAAAGATATGCCCCGTTAAATAAAACTTGGCATCCACTTGACCAAATCTTTTGGTATTGGAGGCAAAGATAGCTTTTATTTCTTGCGCTTCTTCCTCATTAATCAGTCGCTGTTCTGGATGAGTGTCGCGGCGAATATCCCAATCATCGGGAGATTTCAAACTCCCATTACTCTTCAATTTATGATAGGCTGTATGTCCTTGAAAGACGGGATTTTGGAGCCAATACTTTAGCCCCCATATCGAAATGGGAAAGTTTTTAAACTCGGGTAAGTTGTCCTCCGAATTCTTTTGTAATCCATACACCTCATGAAGGTGTTTCAAGACTTTAGTTGGCTTCCTGACTAGCAAAAAATATTCAAACACTTCCCTAGCTATCTTGGCTCGACTAATGCGGACGAGTTTCGGAGAATCATCAGGTTCGTGAGAAAGCTCGGCAGCATTGTCGGGTTTATGGATTAGGAAGCAATAAGGAAGTGGTGTATGGTCGAGTTCATATTTTTCATTAACAATTAGGTAACTCCAGGGAGGCTGCATCCAAGCGGCATTTCGACTTCTACGGTAATCAAGACCTCGATTAACCCGTTCTTGTAGCATTCGGCTTTCATGAACCGAGAATAGGACTTGCAGGTCAGAGTGCAATTCTCCTGATGCTGTGTTGAAATCAACCTCACCTTGATCAAGTAATATCAGTTTAACTCCAGAAATTTTGAAAATTTTCTTGACTTCTAAATACAAGTATGCATTTCGTGCCAGCCTGTCCCAGCGAATCGCTCTAAGTTCTGAAATTTCCTGCCTTATCACTAGCTCTAAGACTTTTTTAAATTGGTCTCTATCTTGTTCACGACCTGATTCAATATCAAAATAAACTTTCTGAACTCCAGTATTGATTAATCGAGATATTTGCTGTTCTAAAGCATGGGTGTTGGCTTGTTCTTCCGTTGAGACACGAGCATAACCAATAATAGGTTTCAGTTTCATCCTTATATTCTCTCCGTAATCGATTAATTAGTTAACTAATTGTATGTCAAACATTGATTGAACTAAATGTTCGACAAAGGCTAACAAAGTTTGACGTTTAGCTCCTCAAGAAAATTCAGTGGAACAAAAAGGTTATTGAGAAATCTCTTTCTTCAAGACAGTTGGCTAACCTGGAAATAAGTTGAGTGAGTTAAATCAATTTATTTCCATGAGAAAATAGCGTCTGTACGAGATACAAACGTTAATTTATTCCCAAAAATTTAGCCCCACACGCTTACACATGCAGGGCCGCCTTTTCGGTAGGTCAATTATATTCAGTTTATTCCACTGGATACTAGGCTATTGATTTGGAAACAAAATGTCAACCTATAGCGAGCACTTTTCGTTGGTTGTCTCAGCTCGATATCTGTTTAAGCACGACCGACCCACGAAGTAAAGCTTAGGACAACAAATTCTTTAAAGCCACCTTTAGATTCAGTACTTTAAACTTTTTCCTCATGTCCTAACCTATGCTTCGCTTGCTATATGAATTTGTCGTTGCTCCGTTGCCGTGGTCTTTCAGGGTAGGGTTTTACTACCTATCAGGACAGAGCCGATTCAAGAGCGTCTCTGGAATGTCCTCGTAGAACTCTAGAAAAACATCAGCTAGTGCCAGATACCATTTGTGGTAATGTCTGGGGGGTTGAAAGTTGCGCCCTCGCCCAAACCACCGACTGACTGTAGCGATGTCACATCTGCATAACTGTGCCATAGTAGCGTAAGTTACTCCCCATTTTGAGTAAAATTCCCAAGGTGTCATTTCCATGCGGCAGTTGGTAAAAAGCTCAATCAGGCGCAATTCTCGCTGGCCAAGGGGACGGGGATTCCTCATCCTTCCTCCTCCTTGGTGTGTGGTTCCAAGTCTTCTTCCGATGGTAGCTCAAAGCTATTTCCCGGAATTTCTCCTAATCGGTGGGTGGTATGTCGTGTACAGTAAGTCCTGAAGTTGCTACCGCGATCGCGCTTGTCTAATTTCATAAAATCAAAGTAGCTCCTAATTCGTTACGGGTTAGAGCCAATGACTAGCGCTCGGTGTCCAAGCTTCGCGCTGGTCATTTGACTTTCTTCAATCTGTTAACGCGCTTAACACGTTAACAAGCATTTTCATCATATTAGCAAGGTTTGAGTTATCTGTAAACACGTATAACCTGTTTACAGTTGAAGACAAGTGCTTTTACTGTCCTGTCGTGTAGATAATGAGAGGTGGTGTTTAACGAGTTAACAAGATGAGTGGCAATCAATCTAAGCCAACAGTAGGGCTGCGAATTGACCAAGAAGACTTGGACCGTATTGATGAGATTGCCAAAATGTCTGGTCGTACCCGTAGTGATGTAATGCTTGAGGCGATTCTAAATTACTGGGATATTCGCAGATACGAAGTGGTCAAAGCCGATATCAACCAGTTACGGATTGAGCTAGAGACCCGACTGGCAGGCATCGAAAAAAAGTTGAGACTCAGCAGTTGGCAATATCGACCTACGCAGATGTAGTCATCCCAGCTCTGAGGTTGTTAGTCGGATTGTATCGAGAGCAACTTGGTCAAGGCTTACATAGAACCATACCTACTGGCTCTGATGAACAAAGGCTGAAGGCTAAAGTTGAGGAACTAGAGCAGCTCAGTAGCCAGCTTGAAGAGATAGAGTCAAATAGTGAAAACGACTGACCCAACCTCACATTCTGTTCAAAAGCAGGCGAATATTACGTCTTCTCTAGTTTCAAGGTTTGGTGAAAGGGGATATATAGACCGAAGTTCCTCACAATGTTGAGAATTTTAGGTTAGTGGATTTGGCCTGGAATTATTAGGAAGTTCCAGTGCTGATACAAGCATATCGGCACTTTCTTTTAAGGTCGAGCGCATAGTCTGCAAGTACCCCACTTGTCGAGAAATCCCTACTCACCAAGTAGAGACCCCATACGGATATAGAGGTTGGCATTAGTCACAATTTGCATAGCCTGCTCCGAGAAGGCTGGCTATTTCTTGCCTCACTCATACATCCAAGATGAAAAACCCCCTACAAAAAAGATTTTCCAAAGCCCTAAACCAATTGACGGGTATGAAGTTATTGTCAGGGCGCAGAGCAGACGTTTTGTTGTTTGACTCCTCTGCTGCTGCTTCTGACATTGCATTTATGCTTGGTGGTCAATGGGATGGTTGCAATGGTATTGTCATGCCTTCATCTGACAAGGTAGCTGTTAACACGGCAGCTAACTTAGTAGGAGCTTCATGGTGTCATCAGGGAGATTCAATGGCTCTGTTAGCTAGATTGAGTACGGATGAACTTTTGAGGCGATACGCAGCAGGTGAAAGGAATTTTGCTAACGCTAATTTGAGGTGTGCTGTTCTTGTTGAGCAGAATTTGTGTCAATGCAACTTCAGTTACGTGAAGCTGAATTTTGCTAACCTGAGCGGGATAAATCTTAGTGGAGTGGACTTAACGTCGGCAGACTTGAGCGATGCTTGTTTGAATGGAGCCAATCTGAGTCAGGCTTC from Allocoleopsis franciscana PCC 7113 encodes:
- a CDS encoding terminase gpP N-terminus-related DNA-binding protein, with protein sequence MPKLTLERFHEAASRFEKAEAEVQRAWKQGCHCPAPGERVECWTCPYYKNLGRLIQKKLHATPEKVFALIPPAVSVNPEKDEVKEQCWELYRAGYSIEEIQRLVEVKSRRILRGWLREAGLLLTGTQYPEQLKQKCLQMYADRCTPSEIENETCVPADVVTDWAATAGISRKCKYSQETQQYCLALYSQGKSSTEIHQLTGIADKTIRAWIWKAGISRGQKRYSTRERQKCRTLYQQGKSPREIEELTGILQATIRSWVRKECWKREKELPQVCVGTQLSTLGEAACLSSQRKPAGYWTDFERLKSDILTLNAQLGQIGVMPKAAQLRQLGRYDLAMAISKYHGGYRSVASRLGLTYTGQRFGYWHDFANVEGELKAFIEQQGTPGVMPSRQQLEQAGEKPLAAAIGLHGGVLAVARRLGFKLPYGRKPRGYWKNPDNLKSELVAVAVQLGTPGVMPTREQLVQIQRAELISAIATNGGWPSVARRFGLANPNKGYTS
- a CDS encoding pentapeptide repeat-containing protein; amino-acid sequence: MKNPLQKRFSKALNQLTGMKLLSGRRADVLLFDSSAAASDIAFMLGGQWDGCNGIVMPSSDKVAVNTAANLVGASWCHQGDSMALLARLSTDELLRRYAAGERNFANANLRCAVLVEQNLCQCNFSYVKLNFANLSGINLSGVDLTSADLSDACLNGANLSQASLYRTLLTRANLSQANLRGTNLFKASLNDANLTQADLTGANLSFADLRGAILDEATLSGANLTGAKLTQGQLPS
- a CDS encoding CopG family ribbon-helix-helix protein — its product is MSGNQSKPTVGLRIDQEDLDRIDEIAKMSGRTRSDVMLEAILNYWDIRRYEVVKADINQLRIELETRLAGIEKKLRLSSWQYRPTQM
- a CDS encoding recombinase family protein → MKLKPIIGYARVSTEEQANTHALEQQISRLINTGVQKVYFDIESGREQDRDQFKKVLELVIRQEISELRAIRWDRLARNAYLYLEVKKIFKISGVKLILLDQGEVDFNTASGELHSDLQVLFSVHESRMLQERVNRGLDYRRSRNAAWMQPPWSYLIVNEKYELDHTPLPYCFLIHKPDNAAELSHEPDDSPKLVRISRAKIAREVFEYFLLVRKPTKVLKHLHEVYGLQKNSEDNLPEFKNFPISIWGLKYWLQNPVFQGHTAYHKLKSNGSLKSPDDWDIRRDTHPEQRLINEEEAQEIKAIFASNTKRFGQVDAKFYLTGHIFCEKCRAKCNLKQNRDYAYYGCPHSATVCDNRPNVRLFKIEQAIIAQLVLRSKQVSESPSNTTKSERLVELERQYFELDQIAGSDFNPALKEAKEKLLKAIEAEPTPTQDIAQQILRHPMAKKINFWYTLTQTEREIFYDLLLARVVIGKGEVTSVLLKV
- a CDS encoding caspase family protein: MTEPTNSTSNLYALLIGIDCYLPNELPDGASYKSLKGCVRDITHVEAFLKRQFNLLSEQIYKLTASNVDGSSEPSEPPEQLPTYENIVGKFKEITEKAQPQDQVYIHYSGHGGRAVTNYPQLKGVKGIDEALVPTDIGLPTSRYLRDIELAALLQRMVDKGLVVTVVLDSCHSGGATRAGDSDIRGADANTVDTTPRPTESLVASVEELVKSWQNLTEETRSATALAGMLPEAKGYVLLAACRPSEYAYEYAFNGKERNGALTYWLLDSLSNRSPELTYKELYQRINAKVHSQFQQQTPMLLGEGNRLVFGSNEASLHYAVTVMQVDAAQNPVRVKFNAGLAQSIEEGSLFAIYSSGVRDFTQEDKQLALAEVTEIGATDAWAEIIKTRGTGEIEQGGCAVMLSAPVELIRGVRLVECTPENTKLEDLPPKEINQKAALQVVADALAGNGWVKVVADDTVADYQVSINKQGEYEICEPTGKPFPNLRPPLKVGESDTATQVVKRLVHLTKYKATEELDNFGTPLTKKLVVELIGKQANYRPGRRPSPQPFDDPSNPTVQAGETIFLRIRNESSQVLNVVVLDLSYDWSISQVDILTDGASFVPIDPGHEDKDPIALKMSLPEGYQEGTEIFKVFATVGQADFRWLTLPSLDQPIPPSGTRGLKAPRNPLEELLAAVGADDQPSTTKKAEVIADPSRGWTVKQVSIKVIAT